The following proteins are encoded in a genomic region of Selenomonadales bacterium 4137-cl:
- the tpiA gene encoding triose-phosphate isomerase, which produces MRKPIIAGNWKMHKTIAETVALVNELAPLVGGAAAEVVVCPPFTALAAAKAAIAGTAIKLGAQDMHWEKQGAYTGEVSAAMLKDAGCDCVIIGHSERRQYFAEKDETVNKKLHAALAGGLAPIVCVGETLAEREAGETERVVDRQVRQGLAGLTAGQAAALVVAYEPVWAIGTGRTASAEDAAAVCAFIRRLAAELFGKDAAGAMRIQYGGSVKPDNIAELMAKADIDGALVGGASLEAATFAKIVNY; this is translated from the coding sequence ATGCGGAAACCAATAATAGCCGGCAACTGGAAAATGCACAAAACCATCGCCGAAACTGTGGCTCTGGTTAATGAGCTTGCGCCCCTCGTGGGCGGCGCGGCGGCGGAGGTGGTCGTCTGCCCGCCCTTCACCGCGCTGGCGGCTGCCAAGGCGGCGATCGCCGGAACCGCCATAAAGCTCGGCGCCCAGGATATGCACTGGGAGAAGCAGGGGGCCTATACAGGCGAGGTTTCGGCGGCGATGCTCAAGGACGCCGGCTGCGACTGTGTTATTATCGGCCACTCGGAGAGGCGCCAGTACTTCGCCGAGAAGGACGAAACCGTTAATAAAAAACTTCACGCCGCCTTGGCGGGCGGCCTTGCCCCAATCGTGTGCGTCGGCGAAACGCTGGCCGAACGCGAAGCGGGCGAGACCGAGCGGGTGGTGGACCGGCAGGTCAGGCAGGGCCTGGCCGGGCTGACCGCCGGGCAGGCGGCGGCGCTGGTCGTCGCCTATGAGCCGGTGTGGGCCATCGGCACCGGCCGCACCGCCTCCGCCGAGGACGCCGCCGCGGTGTGCGCCTTTATCCGCCGCCTGGCGGCCGAGCTGTTCGGCAAGGATGCGGCCGGGGCCATGCGCATCCAATACGGCGGCAGCGTGAAGCCGGACAACATCGCCGAACTGATGGCCAAGGCCGACATCGACGGCGCGCTGGTGGGCGGCGCCAGCCTGGAGGCCGCTACTTTCGCCAAAATCGTCAATTACTGA
- a CDS encoding methyl-accepting chemotaxis protein — protein sequence MAATPINGGTRRGLAFNSLQTRLTVIILAIFLISLGALGGINHWQAERMLAKSIDSGLATLATMTGESMGDWLDGVKLELSGMANAPVFQSGDPAAIVPFLQTLAMNNKKYESFAYVNPAGFFNNNTGASGDLSHRAYIRQALAGVPAISDPVVSKATGRMVVVVAVPVKTAGKVTGALFGAVDIDSLTKRLLEVKAGKTGYAFVVRGDGLMIIHPNKDLAMKINVLEDKSAGEAMNAASHRMVKGEKGSLVYEYKGMKKMISYAPVPGTNWAVCVTVPHAELSEDLVTLRNVSMVTVAVVLVLAALAIALMARRIAAPLKKLVAFANEVAAGDVSERHRTIYTRDETGQLADAMFRMRDNLRALVRQINASADQVAASAEELTASAEQSAQAANQIAASITGVAGAANEQLTAADEASAVVTQMSAGIQQVAANGNQVAGQTTQAAEKAKNGGQQVDKAVRQMGQIESSAQTVAAAVAKLGEQSKEIGQIVGTIAGIAGQTNLLALNAAIEAARAGEQGRGFAVVAEEVRKLAEQSQAAAGQIADLIENIQRDTDKAVAAMDTGAREVKAGTEAVTVAGAAFGEIVALVTRVSDQVQEASGGMQQMAVGSERIVGLVRTIDALSKTSAGEAQSVSAAAEEQLASMEEVASSSQALAKLAEELQAAVSKFRV from the coding sequence ATGGCAGCGACACCGATAAACGGGGGCACCCGGAGAGGGCTGGCGTTTAACAGCCTGCAGACGAGACTGACGGTCATAATCCTGGCAATTTTCCTTATTTCCCTGGGTGCGCTGGGGGGGATCAACCACTGGCAGGCCGAACGGATGCTCGCCAAAAGCATCGATAGCGGCCTGGCGACCCTGGCGACGATGACGGGCGAAAGCATGGGCGACTGGCTTGACGGCGTTAAGCTGGAACTGAGCGGTATGGCGAACGCGCCGGTATTTCAAAGCGGCGACCCGGCGGCGATCGTGCCTTTTCTGCAAACATTGGCGATGAATAATAAGAAATACGAGTCGTTCGCTTACGTCAATCCCGCCGGTTTTTTCAATAACAATACGGGCGCGTCCGGCGACCTGAGCCACCGGGCTTATATCCGCCAGGCGCTGGCAGGCGTGCCGGCGATTTCCGACCCCGTGGTCTCCAAGGCGACGGGCCGGATGGTGGTGGTTGTCGCCGTACCGGTAAAAACTGCCGGCAAGGTGACCGGCGCTTTATTCGGGGCAGTCGATATTGACAGCCTGACGAAGCGGCTGTTGGAGGTGAAGGCGGGCAAGACCGGCTACGCTTTCGTGGTGCGGGGCGACGGCCTGATGATCATCCATCCCAACAAGGACTTGGCGATGAAGATCAATGTCCTGGAGGACAAAAGCGCCGGCGAAGCGATGAACGCCGCTTCACACAGGATGGTCAAGGGAGAAAAGGGATCGCTGGTTTACGAGTACAAAGGGATGAAAAAGATGATCTCCTACGCTCCGGTGCCAGGCACGAATTGGGCGGTGTGCGTCACCGTTCCGCATGCCGAACTGTCCGAGGATCTGGTAACGCTGCGCAACGTCTCGATGGTCACGGTCGCGGTGGTGCTGGTCCTCGCCGCCCTGGCGATAGCGCTGATGGCGCGGCGAATCGCCGCCCCGCTGAAAAAGCTGGTGGCGTTCGCCAACGAGGTAGCCGCCGGCGATGTTTCGGAACGGCACCGCACCATCTATACCCGGGACGAAACCGGTCAGCTGGCTGACGCAATGTTCCGGATGAGGGACAATTTGCGCGCCCTGGTAAGGCAGATAAACGCCAGCGCCGACCAGGTGGCGGCCTCGGCCGAGGAACTGACGGCGAGCGCCGAGCAGTCGGCCCAGGCGGCCAACCAGATCGCGGCGTCGATAACCGGCGTGGCCGGCGCGGCGAATGAACAGTTGACGGCGGCCGACGAGGCGTCGGCGGTTGTTACACAGATGTCGGCCGGCATCCAGCAGGTGGCGGCCAACGGCAACCAGGTGGCCGGACAGACGACTCAGGCGGCCGAGAAAGCCAAGAACGGCGGCCAGCAGGTGGACAAGGCCGTCAGGCAGATGGGCCAGATCGAGAGTTCCGCCCAAACGGTTGCCGCCGCTGTCGCCAAGCTGGGCGAGCAATCGAAGGAGATCGGCCAGATCGTCGGGACGATAGCCGGTATCGCCGGACAGACCAACCTGCTGGCCCTTAACGCGGCGATCGAGGCGGCGCGGGCCGGGGAACAGGGCCGCGGCTTCGCGGTGGTGGCCGAGGAGGTCAGGAAGCTGGCCGAGCAGTCGCAGGCGGCGGCCGGGCAGATCGCTGATCTGATCGAGAACATCCAGCGGGATACCGACAAGGCGGTCGCGGCGATGGATACCGGGGCCCGCGAGGTGAAGGCCGGCACCGAGGCTGTTACCGTCGCCGGGGCGGCTTTCGGGGAGATCGTGGCGCTGGTCACCCGGGTATCGGATCAGGTGCAGGAGGCATCGGGCGGCATGCAGCAGATGGCGGTCGGCAGCGAGCGGATCGTCGGGCTGGTGCGGACGATTGACGCTTTGAGCAAAACATCGGCCGGCGAGGCGCAGAGCGTGTCGGCTGCGGCCGAGGAGCAGCTGGCGTCGATGGAGGAGGTCGCCTCGTCGAGCCAGGCGCTGGCGAAGCTGGCCGAGGAGTTGCAGGCCGCGGTGAGCAAGTTCAGGGTATAG
- a CDS encoding sugar-binding domain-containing protein, giving the protein MEKTVALHRKIAPELIGVIEDRFNILRQIQFAQPVGRRALAVALGMGERVVRAQVDFLKTAGLIDLTPLGMSITEEGQALLSELAGYVRVLHGFSALEEELADRLGVRRVVITRGDVDTDPASLRELGRAAAGVLGGYLGDNMTVAVSGGSTMAWVAEAASAAARDVTIVPARGGLGEKVEYQANTIAAVMAGKLGGRYRLLHLPDGVGGEALDVLLAHDANLRSVDELIRRADVVLHGIGLAEAMAARRVIAPALINELRARGAAGEALGQYATIGGEIVYTTDSIGLRLDDLGGVGRVIAVAGGRRKAAAIVAVTAAGSRDVLVTDEAAARAIQDIIKR; this is encoded by the coding sequence GTGGAAAAAACCGTCGCCTTGCACCGTAAGATCGCTCCCGAGCTGATTGGCGTGATTGAAGACCGGTTCAATATTCTCCGTCAGATCCAGTTCGCACAGCCGGTCGGACGGCGGGCTCTCGCCGTAGCTCTGGGAATGGGCGAGCGGGTGGTGCGGGCCCAGGTGGATTTTCTAAAAACAGCCGGGCTGATCGATCTCACGCCCCTGGGGATGTCGATCACCGAGGAGGGGCAGGCGCTGCTCAGCGAGTTGGCCGGGTATGTGCGGGTCCTCCACGGGTTTTCCGCCCTGGAGGAGGAGCTTGCCGACCGCCTGGGCGTACGGCGGGTGGTTATCACCCGCGGCGACGTCGACACCGACCCGGCATCGCTTCGCGAGTTGGGGCGGGCCGCCGCCGGAGTACTCGGCGGGTATCTGGGAGATAATATGACCGTCGCCGTGAGCGGCGGGTCTACGATGGCCTGGGTGGCCGAGGCCGCGTCCGCAGCGGCGCGGGATGTGACGATCGTGCCCGCCCGCGGCGGCCTGGGCGAAAAGGTGGAGTACCAGGCCAATACCATCGCCGCCGTTATGGCCGGCAAGCTGGGCGGCCGCTACCGGTTGCTCCACCTGCCGGACGGCGTAGGCGGCGAGGCCCTCGACGTGCTGCTCGCCCATGACGCCAATCTGCGGTCCGTCGACGAGCTTATCCGCCGGGCGGATGTCGTTCTTCACGGTATCGGACTGGCCGAGGCCATGGCGGCAAGGCGCGTCATCGCCCCGGCGCTGATAAACGAGCTCAGGGCGCGGGGGGCGGCCGGTGAAGCCCTCGGCCAGTATGCTACCATCGGCGGCGAGATCGTATATACGACCGACAGCATCGGTTTGCGCCTGGATGATCTCGGCGGCGTGGGCCGGGTGATAGCCGTGGCCGGCGGCCGCAGGAAGGCGGCCGCAATCGTGGCGGTGACCGCCGCCGGCAGCCGCGACGTCCTTGTAACCGACGAGGCGGCGGCCCGGGCCATCCAGGATATTATTAAGCGCTGA
- a CDS encoding SIMPL domain-containing protein (The SIMPL domain is named for its presence in mouse protein SIMPL (signalling molecule that associates with mouse pelle-like kinase). Bacterial member BP26, from Brucella, was shown to assemble into a channel-like structure, while YggE from E. coli has been associated with resistance to oxidative stress.) — MLKRSLVVFTVLSLLAACLAGPALAAPADGARTITVTGHAEAAVTPDIAFVTAGIVTTGADAESARADNDRTMRRIIDALAAQGTDKGNIATSQFSLQPIYRNDGKDGAPGTISGYRLQNSVTVKVEDLAKIGPVIDAAFAAGANQFQGLRFAVRDDDRLHDELLRKAVLDGRHKASVMADALGVALGQPLSVSEGGRYMPVQFDAVRSYKAAGTPIEAGTMTVSVDVNLVFGM, encoded by the coding sequence ATGTTGAAACGCAGCCTGGTTGTTTTCACCGTACTGTCCCTGCTGGCCGCCTGCCTGGCAGGCCCGGCGCTCGCCGCCCCGGCCGACGGGGCCCGCACAATCACCGTCACCGGCCACGCCGAGGCGGCGGTGACGCCCGACATCGCGTTCGTTACCGCCGGTATCGTTACCACCGGCGCGGATGCCGAATCGGCCCGCGCGGACAACGACCGGACGATGCGGCGGATCATCGACGCCCTCGCCGCCCAGGGCACTGACAAGGGCAACATCGCCACGTCCCAGTTCTCCCTGCAGCCCATCTACAGAAACGACGGCAAGGACGGCGCGCCCGGAACGATAAGCGGCTACCGCCTGCAGAACAGTGTGACCGTGAAGGTCGAGGACCTCGCTAAAATCGGCCCCGTCATCGACGCAGCCTTCGCGGCCGGCGCCAATCAGTTCCAGGGCCTGCGCTTCGCCGTCAGGGACGACGACCGGCTTCACGACGAACTGCTCCGCAAAGCGGTGCTGGACGGCCGGCACAAGGCTTCGGTGATGGCCGACGCGCTGGGCGTCGCCCTCGGGCAGCCGCTGTCGGTATCGGAGGGGGGACGCTATATGCCGGTGCAGTTCGACGCGGTAAGGTCGTACAAGGCGGCGGGAACGCCCATCGAGGCGGGGACGATGACGGTGAGCGTGGACGTCAACCTGGTATTCGGCATGTAG
- a CDS encoding phosphoglycerate kinase: MNKKTIRDVDLAGKKVLVRVDYNVPMDGGAITDDTRVRATLPTLRYLLEQGAAVILASHLGRPKGAPAVEFSLKPVAERLSGLLGREVLFAPDCVGEAAEGPAKALKPGQVLMLENLRFHKEEEKNDPEFARRLAALADTYVNDAFGVSHRAHASVEGITKYLPAAAGFLLEKEIDFLSRAVGDPPHPYVAIIGGAKVSDKIGVIANLLTKVDTLIIGGGMANTFLAAQGYATGKSLVEQDKIELAGSLIKQAAERDVKLLLPADVTVADRFAADAAVKTVGVDAIPADWMALDIGPASAAAFAAALAGARLIVWNGPMGVFEMDAFAKGTVAVAEAVAASGAVSVVGGGDSVAAIEKAGLQDKISHISTGGGASLEFLEGKVLPGVAALADK, from the coding sequence ATGAACAAGAAAACCATCCGCGATGTCGATCTCGCCGGCAAGAAGGTGCTGGTGCGGGTGGACTACAACGTTCCCATGGACGGCGGGGCGATCACCGACGATACCCGCGTCAGGGCGACGCTGCCGACCCTGCGTTATCTGCTGGAGCAGGGGGCAGCCGTAATTCTTGCCAGCCACCTGGGCCGGCCGAAAGGCGCCCCGGCGGTCGAATTCTCGCTCAAACCGGTGGCCGAACGGCTGTCCGGCCTGCTCGGCCGCGAGGTGCTGTTCGCCCCTGACTGCGTAGGCGAGGCGGCCGAGGGACCGGCCAAGGCCCTTAAACCCGGCCAGGTGCTGATGCTGGAGAACCTCCGTTTCCACAAGGAAGAGGAGAAGAACGACCCCGAGTTCGCCCGCAGGCTCGCGGCTCTGGCCGATACTTACGTAAACGACGCCTTCGGCGTTTCCCACAGGGCCCACGCTTCGGTCGAGGGCATAACCAAATACCTGCCGGCGGCGGCCGGTTTCCTGCTGGAGAAGGAGATCGACTTCCTCAGCCGGGCGGTGGGCGATCCTCCCCATCCGTACGTCGCCATCATCGGTGGCGCCAAGGTCTCTGACAAGATCGGCGTGATCGCCAACCTGCTGACCAAGGTCGACACGCTCATCATCGGCGGCGGCATGGCCAACACCTTCCTCGCCGCCCAGGGATACGCCACCGGCAAGTCGCTGGTGGAGCAGGACAAGATCGAACTGGCCGGTTCGCTGATCAAGCAGGCGGCCGAGCGGGACGTCAAGCTGCTGCTGCCGGCCGACGTGACGGTGGCCGACCGCTTCGCCGCCGACGCGGCCGTCAAAACGGTAGGTGTCGACGCCATTCCCGCCGACTGGATGGCCCTCGATATCGGCCCGGCATCCGCCGCAGCTTTCGCAGCCGCCCTTGCCGGCGCCAGGCTGATCGTCTGGAACGGCCCGATGGGCGTGTTCGAGATGGATGCGTTCGCCAAGGGCACGGTCGCCGTGGCTGAAGCGGTGGCCGCCTCAGGCGCGGTGAGCGTTGTGGGCGGCGGCGATTCGGTGGCAGCGATCGAGAAGGCCGGCCTCCAGGATAAGATCAGCCATATATCGACCGGCGGCGGCGCGTCGCTGGAGTTTTTGGAAGGCAAGGTTCTACCCGGCGTAGCGGCGCTCGCCGATAAATAA
- a CDS encoding D-cysteine desulfhydrase — protein sequence MNLDQFPRRRYTEGRTPIEFLPNFSRAVGGPEIYVKRDDLLGLTGGGNKTRKLEFLVGDALAKGADTLITCGAVQSNHCRLTLAAAVKEGLKCRLILAEATPGAYRPDAGGNVFLYHLLGVERITVVPWGTDLLAALAAAEAEAAAEGRRPYVIPLGGSNPIGALGYVACGQEIAAQCAEGGLEFDNIVVAGGSAGTQGGLLLGLRSEGCGVPVTGISVLNPREVQQKLVYEMAEKTAGHIGAAVPVKREEIAVYDDYLGPGYTLPTAAMVEAVKLLASTEGILLDPSYTGKAMAGLIDLARKGVFPAGGRVLFIHTGGWPALFAHQELFLDK from the coding sequence ATGAATCTGGACCAGTTCCCCCGCCGACGGTACACCGAGGGGCGGACGCCGATCGAATTTCTGCCCAATTTCTCGCGGGCGGTCGGCGGCCCGGAGATTTACGTCAAGCGCGACGATCTGCTAGGACTAACCGGCGGCGGCAACAAGACGCGCAAGCTGGAATTTTTGGTCGGCGACGCGCTGGCGAAGGGCGCCGACACGCTGATCACCTGCGGGGCGGTGCAGTCGAACCATTGCCGGCTGACGCTGGCCGCGGCGGTCAAGGAGGGCCTGAAGTGCCGGCTGATACTGGCGGAGGCGACGCCGGGGGCGTACCGGCCGGACGCCGGCGGGAATGTCTTTCTTTATCATTTGCTAGGGGTGGAACGGATAACGGTCGTGCCCTGGGGAACCGATCTGCTCGCCGCGCTCGCCGCCGCCGAAGCGGAAGCCGCGGCCGAGGGGCGGCGGCCTTACGTCATTCCGCTGGGGGGCTCCAACCCCATCGGCGCGCTTGGCTATGTCGCCTGCGGGCAGGAGATCGCCGCCCAATGCGCCGAGGGAGGACTTGAATTCGACAATATCGTGGTGGCCGGGGGCAGCGCCGGTACCCAGGGCGGGTTGCTGCTCGGGCTGAGGAGCGAGGGGTGCGGCGTCCCGGTGACCGGCATCAGCGTTCTCAACCCCCGGGAGGTTCAGCAGAAGCTGGTGTACGAGATGGCGGAAAAAACGGCCGGCCATATCGGCGCGGCCGTGCCGGTAAAGCGCGAGGAGATCGCGGTGTACGACGACTACCTCGGTCCTGGGTACACGCTGCCGACCGCGGCGATGGTGGAGGCGGTCAAACTGCTCGCGAGTACGGAGGGCATCCTGCTCGACCCGTCGTACACCGGCAAGGCGATGGCCGGGCTGATCGACCTGGCCCGCAAGGGTGTGTTCCCGGCCGGCGGCAGGGTGTTGTTCATTCATACCGGCGGGTGGCCGGCGCTGTTCGCCCATCAGGAATTGTTTTTGGATAAATAG
- a CDS encoding ArsJ-associated glyceraldehyde-3-phosphate dehydrogenase, translating into MAIKVGINGFGRIGRNVFRAALGNPGLEIVAVNDLTDAETLAHLLKYDSVHGTLGAEVEAKDGDIVVNGKTIKVLAERDPANLPWGALGVSVVVESTGRFTDATKAAAHLGAGAKKVIISAPAKGEDITVVMGVNDDKYDPAKHHIVSNASCTTNCLAPFAKVLHEKFGIKHGMMTTVHSYTNDQQILDLPHKDLRRARAAAMSIIPTTTGAAKAVALVLPELKGKLNGFSLRVPTPNVSITDLVVEVEKATTVEEVNAALKAASENELKGILGYSDKPLVSRDYNGDPRSSIIDALSTMVVDGSLVKVISWYDNEWGYSNRVVDLVGLIAKKGI; encoded by the coding sequence ATGGCAATTAAAGTAGGGATCAACGGTTTTGGCCGCATCGGCCGCAACGTTTTCCGGGCGGCGCTCGGCAATCCGGGATTGGAAATCGTGGCCGTAAACGACTTGACCGACGCCGAGACCCTGGCCCATCTCCTCAAGTACGACTCGGTCCACGGGACGCTGGGCGCCGAGGTCGAAGCAAAGGACGGCGATATCGTCGTCAACGGCAAGACGATCAAGGTGCTCGCCGAGCGCGACCCCGCCAATCTCCCCTGGGGCGCCCTCGGGGTGAGCGTGGTGGTCGAATCGACCGGCCGCTTCACCGACGCGACGAAGGCAGCCGCCCACCTCGGGGCCGGCGCCAAGAAGGTCATTATCTCCGCCCCGGCAAAGGGCGAAGATATCACCGTCGTCATGGGCGTAAACGACGACAAATACGACCCCGCCAAGCATCACATCGTTTCCAACGCTTCCTGCACGACCAACTGCCTGGCGCCGTTCGCCAAGGTGCTGCACGAGAAATTCGGCATCAAGCACGGCATGATGACGACCGTCCATTCCTATACCAACGACCAGCAGATCCTCGATCTGCCGCATAAGGACCTGCGCCGGGCGCGGGCGGCGGCGATGTCGATCATCCCGACGACGACCGGCGCCGCGAAGGCCGTCGCGCTGGTGCTGCCCGAGCTCAAGGGCAAACTCAACGGCTTCTCGCTCCGGGTTCCGACCCCCAACGTGTCGATCACCGACCTGGTGGTCGAGGTGGAGAAGGCCACCACTGTCGAGGAGGTCAACGCCGCGCTCAAGGCGGCCAGTGAAAACGAGCTGAAGGGCATCCTCGGCTACTCCGACAAACCGCTCGTGTCCCGCGACTACAACGGCGACCCCCGTTCCTCGATAATCGACGCGCTTTCCACCATGGTGGTCGACGGGTCGCTTGTCAAGGTCATTTCCTGGTACGATAACGAGTGGGGTTATTCGAACAGGGTCGTCGACCTGGTCGGCCTCATCGCCAAAAAGGGTATTTAA